In Halorientalis sp. LT38, a genomic segment contains:
- a CDS encoding long-chain-fatty-acid--CoA ligase, protein MEKPLLVTDFLDRARRHYGDREAVVATTGERYSYDELGDRADRFAAALQDRGIEKGDRVAVLDPNTHYHLEAAYGSFQTGAIHTPLNYRLTPDDFEYILTDAEVDAVYADYEYAEKIEGVRDDVPTTTFVTNDADGVDGEWEDFDAVVADAGADYDRPEMSEGDDVTINYTSGTTGDPKGVVRTHRTETLHAYLIALHQELRDDDVYLWTLPMFHVNGWGHLYAVTGMGATHVCTRGIDAAEIFETVAAEDVSYLCGAPTVLNLLSEYYGSEDGDLTTTGDAPVRIATAGSAPPEATIRTVEDEFGWYLKHVYGATETGPLITTSDARRLFDADDDARFSVKKRQGLGYLGTDVRVVDEDGADVPRDDETIGEVVVRGNQVMDRYWNKPEATEEAFTDRREGYYHTGDLATVDEHGMLAIQDRKKDIIISGGENISSIELEDTLYEHDAVSQVAVIPAPSEEWGETPKAFVVPSNGDPENPPVSTEDLTAFCESRLAGYKVVHRFEFVDELPTTATGKIQKYELREEEWEDEEGMVGQG, encoded by the coding sequence ATGGAGAAACCACTGCTGGTCACGGACTTCCTGGACCGGGCGCGTCGGCACTACGGCGACCGGGAGGCGGTCGTCGCGACGACCGGGGAGCGGTACAGCTACGACGAACTGGGTGACCGTGCGGACCGGTTCGCCGCCGCCCTGCAGGACCGCGGGATCGAGAAGGGCGACCGCGTCGCCGTGCTCGACCCGAACACCCACTACCACCTCGAGGCGGCCTACGGGAGCTTCCAGACCGGCGCGATCCACACGCCGCTGAACTACCGGCTGACCCCGGACGACTTCGAGTACATCCTGACTGACGCCGAGGTCGACGCCGTCTACGCGGACTACGAGTACGCCGAGAAGATCGAGGGCGTCCGCGACGACGTGCCCACGACGACGTTCGTCACGAACGACGCCGACGGAGTAGACGGCGAGTGGGAGGATTTCGACGCAGTGGTCGCGGACGCGGGCGCGGACTACGACCGCCCGGAGATGAGCGAGGGCGACGACGTCACGATCAACTACACGTCGGGTACGACAGGCGACCCGAAGGGCGTGGTCCGGACCCACAGGACCGAGACGCTCCACGCCTACCTGATCGCGCTCCACCAGGAACTCCGGGACGACGACGTCTACCTCTGGACGCTCCCGATGTTTCACGTCAACGGCTGGGGCCACCTCTACGCCGTGACCGGGATGGGCGCGACCCACGTCTGCACCCGCGGGATCGACGCCGCGGAGATATTCGAGACCGTCGCCGCGGAGGACGTCTCGTACCTCTGTGGCGCGCCGACCGTGTTGAACCTGCTCTCCGAGTACTACGGGAGCGAGGACGGGGACCTGACGACGACCGGTGACGCTCCCGTCCGTATCGCCACCGCCGGGAGCGCCCCGCCGGAGGCGACCATCCGGACGGTCGAGGACGAGTTCGGCTGGTACCTCAAACACGTCTACGGCGCGACTGAGACCGGGCCGCTGATCACCACCTCCGACGCCCGGCGCCTGTTCGACGCGGACGACGACGCCCGGTTTTCGGTCAAGAAGCGACAGGGCCTGGGCTACCTCGGGACCGACGTCCGCGTCGTCGACGAGGACGGCGCGGACGTCCCCCGCGACGACGAGACCATCGGCGAAGTGGTCGTCCGCGGCAACCAGGTGATGGACCGCTACTGGAACAAGCCCGAGGCGACCGAGGAGGCCTTCACAGACCGGCGCGAGGGCTACTACCACACGGGCGACCTGGCGACCGTCGACGAGCACGGGATGTTGGCCATCCAGGACCGGAAGAAAGACATCATCATCTCGGGCGGGGAGAACATCTCCAGCATCGAACTGGAGGACACCCTCTACGAGCACGACGCGGTCAGCCAGGTCGCGGTCATCCCCGCGCCCAGCGAGGAGTGGGGCGAGACGCCGAAAGCCTTCGTCGTCCCGTCGAACGGCGACCCCGAGAACCCGCCGGTCTCGACCGAGGACCTGACGGCCTTCTGTGAGTCCCGGTTGGCCGGCTACAAGGTCGTCCACCGGTTCGAGTTCGTCGACGAGCTGCCCACGACGGCGACCGGAAAGATCCAGAAGTACGAGCTCAGGGAGGAGGAGTGGGAGGACGAAGAGGGGATGGTCGGGCAGGGATGA
- a CDS encoding DUF7520 family protein has translation MTDTATRSADGRPGNRVVLFIYAAIVVIAGVMGFILGSARPEDLDPELFGVIQLPPTPLGTALYGMLTVAVGLGVFLWLVTVVSDRYPDA, from the coding sequence ATGACAGACACCGCGACCCGCTCGGCCGACGGTCGCCCGGGGAACCGCGTCGTCCTGTTTATCTACGCCGCGATCGTCGTCATCGCGGGCGTGATGGGGTTCATCCTGGGATCGGCGCGACCGGAAGACCTCGATCCCGAACTGTTCGGCGTCATCCAGCTCCCCCCGACGCCACTCGGGACCGCCCTCTACGGCATGCTCACCGTCGCCGTCGGTCTCGGCGTGTTCCTCTGGCTCGTGACCGTCGTCTCGGATCGGTATCCGGACGCCTGA
- a CDS encoding halocyanin domain-containing protein, producing the protein MTVAGAVAGCSGGGNGDGDNGGTDGGGDDGDSGSGVSVPDEVDTYLSDNNARLYEGEAVDETGSDNVNIAVGAGSTNFAFDPPAVVVTPGTTITWRWTGNGGAHNVESADASDAEFRSGDAVDSGSETFEQTFDEPGNYLYYCFPHQGSGMHGAVIVQEE; encoded by the coding sequence GTGACAGTCGCCGGCGCAGTGGCCGGCTGTTCGGGCGGTGGCAACGGCGACGGCGATAACGGCGGAACCGACGGCGGTGGCGACGATGGCGACAGCGGGAGTGGCGTGAGCGTCCCGGACGAAGTCGACACCTACCTCTCGGACAACAACGCGCGGCTCTACGAGGGGGAGGCCGTCGACGAGACCGGCAGCGACAACGTCAATATCGCCGTCGGTGCCGGCAGCACCAACTTCGCGTTCGACCCGCCGGCGGTAGTCGTGACGCCGGGGACGACCATCACCTGGCGGTGGACCGGCAACGGCGGTGCCCACAACGTGGAATCGGCCGATGCGTCCGACGCGGAGTTCCGCAGCGGCGACGCGGTCGACAGCGGCAGCGAGACCTTCGAGCAGACCTTCGACGAACCGGGCAACTACCTGTACTACTGCTTCCCGCACCAGGGATCGGGCATGCACGGTGCCGTCATCGTCCAGGAAGAGTAG
- a CDS encoding TIGR04347 family pseudo-SAM/SPASM protein — MISVSKLLCDLDAEGDGLRYDAADESDREQIREAKQRRPVVVWNTTKQCNLYCDHCYAAADTECAPGELSTVEGKRLLDDLAEYGVPVVLFSGGEPLVRDDLEELVAYAADRGIRPVLSTNGTLITEERARDLQSAGLQYAGVSVDGLPQRNDAFRGKEGAFDAALRGIEACQAAGLKTGLRYTITKHNADDLEDVVALLHEAGLDRFCFYHLDYGGRGNEIRDVDLTPEKRREAVRTVCDMTREYHARGDEIETLLVGNYADAGYLVEYASEHLSEAAAERIYRYLEVNGGDPTGERVADVDYQGNVHLTQFWQGYSLGNVRDRPFGAIWEDESNPLLERLRNREDHLTGKCADCAYQSICRGGSRLRALSVHDDPFAPDPQCYLRDDEIGGSNPVFDTGPEPAD, encoded by the coding sequence ATGATCTCGGTCAGCAAACTCCTCTGTGATCTGGACGCGGAAGGCGACGGCCTGCGCTACGACGCCGCCGACGAGTCCGACCGCGAGCAGATCCGCGAGGCCAAACAGCGCCGGCCCGTCGTCGTCTGGAACACGACCAAACAGTGCAACCTCTACTGCGACCACTGCTACGCCGCCGCCGACACCGAGTGCGCCCCGGGGGAGCTCTCTACAGTCGAAGGCAAACGCTTGCTCGACGACCTCGCCGAGTACGGCGTCCCCGTCGTTCTCTTCTCCGGCGGCGAACCCCTCGTCCGCGACGACCTCGAGGAACTGGTCGCCTACGCGGCCGACCGGGGGATCCGACCAGTCCTCTCGACCAACGGGACGCTGATCACCGAGGAGCGCGCCCGCGACCTGCAATCCGCGGGCCTGCAGTACGCCGGCGTCTCGGTCGACGGCCTCCCCCAGCGCAACGACGCCTTCCGCGGGAAGGAGGGTGCCTTCGACGCCGCGCTCCGCGGCATCGAGGCCTGTCAGGCCGCCGGGCTCAAGACCGGGCTGCGCTACACCATCACGAAGCACAACGCCGACGACCTCGAGGACGTGGTCGCGCTGCTCCACGAGGCCGGCCTCGACCGGTTCTGCTTCTACCACCTCGACTACGGCGGCCGGGGGAACGAGATCCGCGACGTGGACCTCACCCCCGAAAAGCGCCGCGAGGCCGTCCGCACCGTCTGCGACATGACCCGGGAGTACCACGCTCGCGGCGACGAGATCGAGACGCTGCTCGTGGGGAACTACGCCGACGCCGGCTACCTCGTCGAGTACGCCAGCGAGCACCTGAGTGAGGCGGCCGCAGAGCGGATCTACCGCTACCTGGAGGTCAACGGCGGCGATCCGACCGGCGAACGCGTCGCGGACGTGGACTACCAGGGCAACGTCCACCTCACGCAGTTCTGGCAGGGCTACTCGCTGGGCAACGTCCGCGACCGCCCGTTCGGCGCCATCTGGGAGGACGAGTCCAATCCCCTCCTCGAACGCCTCCGGAACCGCGAGGATCACCTCACGGGGAAGTGTGCCGACTGCGCCTACCAGTCGATCTGTCGCGGCGGGTCGCGACTCCGCGCCCTGTCGGTCCACGACGATCCGTTCGCGCCCGATCCGCAGTGTTACCTCCGCGACGACGAGATCGGCGGCTCGAACCCGGTCTTCGACACCGGACCGGAGCCGGCCGACTGA
- a CDS encoding NAD(P)/FAD-dependent oxidoreductase, with amino-acid sequence MASVGIVGGGIAGAAAAFALRDDPVAVTLFEASDRLGGRMVTRERDGCTYDYGANFVKADEARIATILRAAAGDDLVTVDGETRVFDADGTISAGRADQAPKYTTRRGVRGIVEAFARESGATVATDTRVGHLDRRGDGWRLATTGGREERVDGLVLALPAGETASQLADAEWGHPLKDDLLVAAEGVPHRPVDSVVCHYPERIEKPYYALVASEGGHDVGWCSREECKPGHVPDGESLLVVQLNPQWTATHPDAHSDEIAEVARSGAHDLLGDDRVLNADWIDHARFTAAVPEYGADPDLIARTRYHDLAVAGDWVAGAGRTYAALRTGLAAAETIRERVVA; translated from the coding sequence ATGGCAAGCGTCGGCATCGTCGGCGGGGGGATCGCGGGGGCCGCGGCCGCGTTCGCGCTGCGGGACGACCCGGTGGCAGTGACGCTGTTCGAGGCGAGCGACCGGCTCGGCGGCCGGATGGTCACGCGCGAACGCGACGGCTGCACCTACGACTACGGGGCCAACTTCGTGAAGGCCGACGAGGCGCGGATCGCGACGATTCTCCGCGCGGCCGCGGGCGACGACCTCGTGACCGTCGACGGCGAGACGCGGGTGTTCGACGCCGACGGGACGATCTCGGCGGGCCGGGCGGACCAGGCGCCCAAGTACACGACCCGGCGAGGCGTCCGGGGCATCGTCGAGGCGTTCGCCCGCGAGAGCGGCGCGACCGTGGCGACGGACACCCGGGTCGGGCACCTCGACCGCCGCGGCGACGGCTGGCGGCTCGCGACCACAGGCGGGCGGGAAGAACGCGTCGACGGCCTGGTGCTGGCCCTCCCGGCGGGCGAGACGGCGAGCCAGCTCGCCGACGCCGAGTGGGGCCACCCGCTGAAAGACGACCTGCTGGTCGCGGCGGAGGGCGTCCCCCACCGCCCCGTCGACAGCGTCGTCTGTCACTACCCGGAGCGGATCGAGAAGCCGTACTACGCCCTCGTGGCCAGCGAAGGGGGCCACGACGTGGGCTGGTGCTCCCGCGAGGAGTGCAAACCCGGACACGTTCCGGACGGCGAGAGCCTGCTGGTGGTCCAGTTGAATCCCCAGTGGACCGCGACGCACCCCGACGCGCACAGTGATGAAATCGCCGAGGTCGCCCGGTCCGGCGCGCACGACCTGCTCGGCGACGATCGCGTTTTGAACGCCGACTGGATCGATCACGCCCGGTTCACCGCGGCCGTCCCGGAGTACGGCGCCGACCCGGATCTGATCGCTCGCACGCGCTACCACGACCTGGCGGTCGCGGGCGACTGGGTCGCCGGCGCTGGCCGGACGTACGCCGCCCTCCGGACCGGACTGGCGGCGGCCGAGACGATCAGGGAGCGCGTCGTCGCGTAG
- a CDS encoding DEAD/DEAH box helicase: MDETISWLRDRPYYEGQVTHHETVPGRAATFADLDLSDRLASALEKRGIERLYDHQATAVERVRDGDDVVLATDTASGKSLAYTVPAFERALDHTGCTLYIAPQVALINDQTETLQDLAHGLGFGSRVTVAQYTGRQSKSEKAEIRERQPTVLLTTPDMLHYGILPHGHRLWDWFFERLETVVVDEVHEYRGVFGSQVGLVLRRLNRVCERFDADPQYVCCSATIGNPVEHAATVTGRPETNYAAITEDQSATGPTHWLFWNPPEYEDGDGWGSGRRKSSHVETKRLFVDLLTRGYQTVAFTRSRQTAERYATESADELRRRGEHDVAEGVTAYQAALTGDRRRTVEEGLSSGEIRGVWSTKALELGVDVGGLDAVLLDGYPGTRMGAFQQAGRAGRGTDPSLVIVVGGEDQLDQYFMRNPDEFFDGEPERAISNPQNRTLLPDHVLSAARETWLTPTDDDHFGDPFPDVVAALTESGELSRRETDAGIRWLYDGDGSPQHEMNLRTVDDRQVQLRDRASGETVAELPFGDALRDAHPGAIYHHQGRRYEVVDLDLDLGVAELSQTHADYYTQVLHDKTITVERDHAETRMPGHQDSTLRLADVTMRKQITGYERRDGKTGEPVGQFALDLPETTLSTRAFYYTVPEPVERRMREQAADRDALADEDEAFGGGIHAAEHAMIAMMPAELLCDRRDVGGLSTPLHPHTGKSTIFIYDGYPGGVGLTERAYADVGSLLSTTRKMVASCDCADGCPACVQSPHCGNANDPLDKALALTLLEALED; this comes from the coding sequence GTGGACGAGACGATCAGTTGGCTCCGGGACCGCCCGTACTACGAGGGACAGGTCACTCACCACGAGACGGTTCCCGGCCGAGCGGCGACGTTCGCGGACCTCGACCTCTCCGATCGGCTGGCGTCGGCACTCGAAAAACGGGGGATCGAGCGGCTGTACGACCACCAGGCGACGGCCGTCGAGCGCGTCCGCGACGGTGACGACGTGGTCCTCGCTACCGACACCGCCAGCGGCAAGAGCCTCGCCTATACCGTCCCCGCGTTCGAGCGCGCGCTGGACCACACTGGCTGTACCCTCTATATCGCGCCGCAGGTCGCGCTCATCAACGACCAGACCGAGACGCTGCAGGACCTCGCCCACGGACTGGGCTTCGGCAGCCGCGTCACGGTCGCCCAGTACACCGGCCGGCAGTCCAAATCCGAGAAGGCCGAGATCCGCGAGCGCCAGCCCACGGTTCTACTGACGACGCCGGACATGCTCCACTACGGGATCCTCCCCCACGGGCACCGGCTCTGGGACTGGTTCTTCGAGCGTCTCGAGACCGTCGTCGTCGACGAGGTCCACGAGTACCGCGGCGTGTTCGGGAGCCAGGTCGGCCTCGTTCTCCGCCGGCTGAACCGCGTCTGCGAGCGGTTCGACGCCGATCCGCAGTACGTCTGCTGTTCGGCGACGATCGGCAATCCCGTCGAGCACGCGGCGACGGTCACCGGACGCCCGGAAACGAACTACGCGGCGATCACCGAAGACCAGAGCGCGACGGGACCGACCCACTGGCTGTTCTGGAACCCGCCGGAGTACGAGGACGGCGACGGCTGGGGGAGCGGCCGGCGGAAGTCGAGCCACGTCGAGACGAAGCGGCTGTTCGTCGACCTCCTGACCAGGGGCTACCAGACCGTGGCGTTCACGCGGTCGCGCCAGACCGCCGAACGCTACGCGACCGAGAGCGCCGACGAGTTGCGCCGCCGGGGCGAACACGACGTCGCCGAGGGCGTCACGGCCTACCAGGCCGCACTGACCGGCGACCGCCGGCGGACGGTCGAGGAGGGGCTCTCGTCGGGCGAGATCCGCGGGGTCTGGAGCACGAAGGCCCTCGAACTCGGCGTCGACGTCGGCGGACTCGACGCCGTGTTGCTGGACGGTTATCCGGGCACCCGGATGGGCGCGTTCCAGCAGGCCGGCCGAGCCGGTCGCGGGACGGACCCGAGCCTCGTGATCGTGGTCGGCGGCGAGGATCAGCTCGACCAGTACTTCATGCGAAACCCCGACGAGTTCTTCGACGGCGAGCCGGAACGAGCCATCTCCAACCCCCAGAACCGGACGCTGCTGCCCGATCACGTCCTCTCGGCCGCGCGGGAGACCTGGCTCACACCCACGGACGACGACCACTTCGGCGACCCCTTTCCCGACGTGGTCGCCGCCCTCACCGAATCCGGCGAACTCTCTCGCCGGGAGACCGACGCCGGCATCCGCTGGCTCTACGACGGCGACGGGAGCCCCCAGCACGAGATGAATCTCCGGACGGTCGACGACCGGCAGGTCCAGCTCAGGGACCGCGCCAGCGGCGAGACGGTGGCGGAACTCCCCTTCGGCGACGCGCTACGTGACGCCCACCCGGGCGCGATCTACCACCACCAGGGCCGGCGCTACGAGGTGGTCGATCTGGATCTGGACCTCGGCGTCGCCGAACTCTCACAGACGCACGCGGACTACTACACGCAGGTGCTCCACGACAAGACGATCACCGTCGAGCGCGATCACGCGGAGACGCGGATGCCCGGTCACCAGGACAGCACGCTGCGGCTGGCCGACGTCACGATGCGCAAGCAGATCACGGGCTACGAACGTCGCGACGGCAAGACCGGCGAACCCGTCGGCCAGTTCGCGCTGGACCTGCCCGAGACGACGCTTTCGACCCGGGCCTTCTACTACACCGTCCCCGAACCGGTCGAGCGCCGGATGCGCGAACAGGCGGCGGACCGGGACGCGCTCGCGGACGAAGACGAGGCGTTCGGGGGCGGCATCCACGCTGCCGAGCACGCGATGATCGCGATGATGCCTGCCGAGTTGCTCTGCGACCGCCGGGACGTCGGCGGGCTCTCGACGCCCTTGCACCCACACACCGGCAAATCGACCATCTTCATCTACGACGGCTATCCGGGCGGCGTCGGGCTGACCGAGCGGGCCTACGCCGACGTCGGGTCGCTGCTGTCGACCACCCGGAAGATGGTCGCCTCCTGCGACTGCGCCGACGGCTGCCCGGCCTGCGTCCAGTCGCCTCACTGCGGGAACGCCAACGACCCGCTGGACAAGGCGCTCGCGCTGACCCTGCTCGAGGCGCTCGAGGACTGA
- a CDS encoding halocyanin domain-containing protein: MEMDSNASDGSATSRRGFLRTAAAGTAAAGVAVGASGTATAQEGSDFDGWMSNAMNYDGEVVDETGQDSVTITVGAGNGVSFGPAAVQVDPGTTITWEWSGSGGAHNVVEQDGAFRSGDTVSEQGTTFEQTFEEEGVVKYYCEPHDPGMRGVVVVGDAATGGGGGGEGGEHGGGQLVLTDGLLAMGVALVLGVLSPILFAIHLAINRDKVGAPENSGSGKLERIDSQDD; this comes from the coding sequence ATGGAGATGGACTCGAACGCTTCGGACGGGTCGGCGACCAGTCGACGCGGCTTTCTGCGGACGGCGGCGGCGGGGACGGCGGCCGCCGGCGTCGCGGTCGGCGCGAGCGGGACGGCGACGGCACAGGAGGGATCCGACTTCGACGGATGGATGAGCAACGCGATGAACTACGACGGCGAGGTCGTCGACGAGACCGGGCAGGACTCGGTGACGATCACCGTCGGCGCGGGCAACGGCGTCTCGTTCGGTCCGGCGGCGGTACAGGTCGATCCCGGAACCACGATCACCTGGGAGTGGAGCGGGAGCGGCGGCGCACACAACGTGGTCGAACAGGACGGCGCGTTCCGCAGCGGCGACACCGTCAGCGAGCAGGGGACCACGTTCGAGCAGACCTTCGAGGAAGAGGGCGTCGTGAAGTACTACTGCGAACCGCACGACCCCGGCATGCGCGGCGTCGTCGTCGTCGGCGACGCGGCGACCGGTGGCGGCGGGGGCGGTGAGGGCGGCGAACACGGCGGCGGCCAACTGGTCCTGACCGACGGCCTGCTCGCGATGGGCGTCGCACTCGTGCTGGGCGTGCTCTCGCCGATCCTGTTCGCGATCCACCTGGCGATCAACCGGGACAAGGTGGGCGCCCCGGAAAACTCCGGCAGCGGGAAGCTCGAGCGCATCGACTCGCAGGACGACTGA
- a CDS encoding universal stress protein encodes MTDHVLVPTDASPLSERALTFALEEYAEEAEITLLHVFDFVDAGYGAPMEASLPGYWEDWYETQEEQAEELFADAQETADEYGVTLRTETAVGRPARSIVEFAETETVDHVVMGSHGRSGVSRMLLGSVAETVLRRAPCPVTVVR; translated from the coding sequence ATGACCGACCACGTGCTGGTCCCGACGGACGCGTCGCCGCTGTCAGAGCGAGCGCTCACCTTCGCGCTCGAAGAGTACGCCGAGGAGGCCGAGATCACGCTCCTGCACGTCTTCGACTTCGTCGATGCCGGCTACGGCGCGCCGATGGAGGCCTCCCTCCCGGGCTACTGGGAGGACTGGTACGAGACCCAGGAGGAGCAGGCCGAGGAACTGTTCGCCGACGCCCAGGAGACCGCCGACGAGTACGGCGTGACGCTCCGGACGGAGACGGCGGTCGGCCGGCCGGCGCGAAGCATCGTCGAGTTCGCCGAGACCGAGACCGTCGACCACGTCGTCATGGGGAGTCACGGCCGATCGGGCGTCTCCCGGATGCTTCTCGGGAGCGTCGCCGAGACGGTGCTCCGCCGGGCCCCCTGTCCGGTCACCGTCGTGCGATGA
- a CDS encoding SCO family protein, translated as MERRQYLRTAVGGAAGTLALAGCLGSGDENPNVKLSKPDLQTDPEDYPFPAWGQQIPSVTVPDALGGGTVTTTDYEKPLALTFVFSNCQTACPILTRALVAAQREAADGGWSDAVEFAEITFDPARDTPERLAEYADERSVDLDAGNWTFLRPESEARAKTVVQDEFGVFYEKIPPGEMSGGDSTATPDGSGTATATETASETTEASGTETDGTVDEDSAGYMFRHLSLILLVNGDGYVERTWRGSGGIEAAAAELPDAMDRLRTA; from the coding sequence ATGGAGAGACGCCAGTACCTCCGGACCGCGGTGGGCGGTGCGGCCGGCACGCTCGCGCTCGCGGGCTGTCTGGGCTCGGGCGACGAGAACCCGAACGTGAAACTGTCGAAGCCCGACCTGCAGACCGATCCGGAGGACTACCCCTTCCCCGCCTGGGGCCAGCAGATCCCGTCCGTGACGGTCCCAGACGCCCTGGGCGGCGGGACGGTGACGACGACCGACTACGAGAAACCGCTCGCGCTGACCTTCGTCTTCAGCAACTGCCAGACGGCGTGTCCGATCCTGACCCGGGCGCTCGTCGCGGCCCAGCGCGAGGCGGCCGACGGCGGGTGGAGCGACGCCGTCGAGTTCGCCGAGATCACCTTCGATCCGGCCCGGGACACGCCCGAACGGCTGGCCGAGTACGCCGACGAACGCAGCGTCGACCTCGACGCCGGTAACTGGACCTTCCTCCGCCCCGAGTCCGAAGCCCGGGCGAAGACGGTGGTCCAGGACGAGTTCGGCGTGTTCTACGAGAAAATCCCGCCGGGAGAAATGTCGGGCGGGGACTCGACCGCGACGCCGGACGGTTCCGGGACGGCGACTGCCACGGAAACGGCGTCGGAGACCACCGAGGCGTCCGGCACCGAAACCGACGGGACCGTGGACGAAGATTCTGCGGGGTACATGTTCAGACACCTCTCCCTGATCCTGCTCGTGAACGGCGACGGCTACGTCGAGCGGACGTGGCGCGGCAGCGGTGGGATCGAGGCGGCAGCCGCGGAACTCCCGGACGCGATGGATCGGCTCAGAACGGCCTGA
- a CDS encoding DUF7521 family protein produces MIENYPLIHLPTVIAALKTVTLLLGAMITFFSYKAYRRTGARPLGLLALGFAIVTLGGLIAGVFDLGLSLQREYAIIAETGLMALGFGVIVYSLYAR; encoded by the coding sequence GTGATCGAAAACTATCCCCTCATCCACCTGCCGACGGTGATCGCCGCGCTCAAGACGGTGACGCTGCTGCTGGGTGCGATGATCACGTTCTTCTCGTACAAGGCCTACCGGCGGACCGGCGCGCGACCGCTCGGCCTGCTCGCGCTCGGCTTCGCGATCGTGACCCTCGGGGGCCTGATCGCCGGCGTGTTCGACCTCGGGCTGTCGCTGCAACGCGAGTACGCCATCATCGCCGAGACCGGCCTGATGGCGCTCGGCTTCGGCGTCATCGTCTACTCGCTGTACGCCAGATAA
- a CDS encoding helix-turn-helix domain-containing protein, with product MVRDPFADEDQPDLQEVLDALDDPKCRVIVRNLDEPMTAEQISEACDVPLSTTYRKLDLLTEASLLREGMEIRPDGQHASRYEVDFEEVVVQLAENRTFEVGISRVPRTADERLRDLWSEVRKET from the coding sequence ATGGTCCGAGACCCGTTTGCGGACGAGGACCAACCCGATCTCCAGGAGGTGCTCGACGCCCTCGACGACCCGAAGTGTCGAGTCATCGTCCGGAACCTCGACGAACCCATGACAGCCGAACAGATCTCGGAGGCGTGCGACGTGCCGCTCTCGACCACCTACCGGAAACTCGATCTGCTGACCGAGGCGTCGCTGCTCCGCGAGGGGATGGAGATCCGTCCCGACGGGCAACACGCCAGCCGGTACGAGGTGGACTTCGAGGAGGTCGTCGTCCAGCTGGCCGAGAACCGAACCTTCGAGGTCGGCATCAGCCGCGTGCCGCGGACCGCGGACGAACGACTGCGGGACCTATGGTCGGAGGTGCGCAAGGAAACGTGA
- a CDS encoding PHP domain-containing protein encodes MLAAELHCHSSASHDGRDPVELLLGQAEAVGLDALAVTDHDEIEASLDAVEKAEEYGLVGIPGMEVSTAAGHVLALGVREAIPPGLSFGETLDRIRSLGGIAVVPHPFQESRSGVLANISQETLTAADAIEVYNSRLLTGRANRQAERYARRNGLPMTAGSDAHISEMVGQAVTRIDAADRSVEAILDAVREGRTAVEGKRTPWRISFRQAAGGVKRRVQRRLDELR; translated from the coding sequence GTGCTCGCCGCCGAGTTGCACTGTCACTCGTCTGCGTCCCACGACGGCCGAGACCCCGTCGAACTGCTCCTGGGACAGGCCGAGGCCGTCGGGCTGGACGCGCTGGCCGTCACCGATCACGACGAGATCGAGGCCAGCCTCGACGCCGTCGAGAAGGCCGAGGAGTACGGGCTCGTCGGCATCCCCGGCATGGAGGTCTCGACGGCCGCCGGCCACGTCCTCGCGCTGGGCGTCCGGGAGGCGATTCCGCCCGGCCTGTCCTTCGGCGAGACGCTCGATCGGATCCGCTCGCTCGGCGGCATCGCCGTCGTCCCGCATCCCTTTCAGGAGTCCCGCAGCGGCGTCCTCGCGAACATCTCCCAGGAGACGCTGACCGCTGCCGACGCCATCGAGGTGTACAACTCCCGGCTGCTCACCGGACGGGCGAACCGCCAGGCCGAACGCTACGCCCGACGTAACGGGCTGCCGATGACCGCCGGCAGCGACGCCCACATCAGCGAGATGGTCGGCCAGGCCGTCACCCGGATCGACGCCGCCGATCGGAGCGTCGAGGCCATCCTCGACGCGGTCCGCGAGGGTCGGACCGCGGTCGAGGGCAAGCGAACGCCCTGGCGGATCAGCTTCCGCCAGGCAGCCGGCGGCGTCAAGCGCCGCGTCCAGCGCCGACTCGACGAACTCCGATGA